CAGCTGCCTTCAAGCAAGGCAAGGTCGCCCGGCTGCACTGCTGGCAGCTCAGGCGCTTCCTCGCGCCAAGGCATCTGCGTGCAGGCCGCAAGCGCGCCTGCGGCCACCAAGCCGATAATCGTCCGCATTCATTCCCCCAATTCGGTATCGTGTGCGCGGGGCGCGTGTGCCCGCATGGAAAAGCCTAGCCAGCCGCATCCCGCTGAAAGCTGTACTGGTGGCCAAAGCGCTGTTCTTCCTCACCGGCCAGTCGATAGGCCTTGGCAATGGAAAACTCGGTTTCGGAAATGTCGTAGAGGTATTCGCAGGTCGCAATATAGCGCCCCTCGATACATTCCTGACGGGTCAGCAGGGTCAGCATGTCGCCAGTCTGCTCACGCCGCAGCACCATCTCATCATTGATCCAGTCGCCGTCCTCGGAGATCTCCAGAGGCGCGCTGCCATCGCCCTGCGGCGAACCGGGGAAGGAAAAGTCCAGCGTCAGCGTCTGCCCCTCGCGGCTGACCTCAAGCTCTACATCGGCGGTGCCCTGCCCGCTTTCAGCGTTCGGGTCGGCATAGACGAGATTACCCGTCCAGCCATCGCCCAGTATCGGCTCGAAATCCTCAATGGAGACGCTGGCCGTCTGCCCCGGTGCGTCGACGCGCGCAGGGCTTTCCTCTGGTGCAGGTGGCGCAGGAGGCGGCGGTGTTTCACCCGCATCATTGCCGCATCCCGCCACGACAAAGGCGAGGCCTAAAAGGATGGAAGGAAATCTCATGGGGCCTGTCCTCATATCTGTCTGGCGACAATGCACCCGTCGCCGGGCACGAGGTCAATGGCATTTGACTGAATCCTGCGAACGCCGTCCAATCGGTCAGGTAACTTCGCCCTTTTGATTCCGGCACTTAAAGGAAACCATGATGCTCCGTTACATCTGGCTCGCCGCCGCACTTGCCTGTCTCGCCGGCGCGCCGATCACCGCGCAGGAAGCTGCGCCCTCTTTGCCGGATACAGAGCGGCGCATTGCCATCACCATAGACGATGCGCCGCTTGGACCGGGTGCGAAGGGCGACTGGGACAGGGCCGCCTCATTGATTGAAGGCCTGAACACCGCTGGCGTGCAGGCCGTCTTCTTCGTCACCACTGATGGGTTCGAAGAGCTTGAAGACGGCAAGGCGCGCGTCGAGCGCTATGCGGATGCTGGCCACCTCATCGCCAATCACACACACTCCCACCCGTGGCTATATCAGGTGGAGGCGGATGCCTTCCTGTCTGACATCGACCGCGCCGAAGCCCACCTTGAAGGGCTGGAAAGCCGACGTCCGTGGTTTCGCTATCCATTCCTGGATCAGGGACGACGCGACACCGAAAAGCGCCAGTCTGTCTGGGATGGCCTCGACGCGCGCGGGCTGGGCGACGGTTACGTCACGGTCGACACCTATGACTGGCACCTCGACCGCCAGTGGCAGAAGGCCATCGCAGAAGGCACCATCGTCGATGAGGCTGTTCTTTCAGCGGTCTACGCTGCGATGATTGTCGACGCCGCAGAGCACGCCGCTTCACTGGCGGAGACCTGGCTCGATAGCCAGCCGGTACATACGCTTCTGCTGCATGAGAATGACACCGCCGCGAGCTTCCTGCCCGCCGCCATTGAGGGCTTACGCGGCGCAGGCTGGACGATTGTAACGCCGGATGAAGCCTATGCCCATCCCCTGTCCCGGCCTGCGGTCACTACCGGATTTACGGGCATGGGCCGCGTCGCCGCCCTTGCATGGGAGAAGGGCGCGCGCGGTGCAGACACGTTCGACCACTGGTCGGCGTCCGAAACAGGCATTGAAGAAAGACTGGCGAGCGAGGGCGTGTTCACAGCGGCCGACTAGCGACGCGCTGTAACTCGCCCACCTGATCCTAGCTGCGGCGCAGGTCGATCGTCTCAGCCTGGCGCTCGTATTTCAGAGCGCTGCGGAAGAACAGGCTGCTCAGATAGAGCGCGCCAATAGCCGTGATCGCCTCGACACCCCAGAAGATCGCGCCGGTAATGTGAAGCGCAAACAGGATCAGTGCGGCGAGGCCCATCAGGAAGGCCGCAGAGATTTCGAACATGAAAAGGCCGGCAACAGCGGCGCGGAAGAATGCAGCCATAGAAGAGCTCCAGACAAAACGAGGCGTCCAAAAAAGCTCGGGCGCGCCATCTATAATAGTGGCGCGCCCGGCATTGTGGAAGTTACTGTCTGGAAATTTAATGCAGCCTATTCGCTCGCATCTTCAGCGACCTTGACCAGCTCGGTCTCGATCATCAGCTGCAGCTCGTCGGAGACGGCCGGTACAGCGTAATCGACGCCCCAGTCAGAGCGCATCATCGTGCCAGTCGCTGAGAAGCCAGCCTTGTAGGTGCCGCGAGCTTCAGCCGCCTTGTTGAGCGTGACATCGAGCGTGACCGGATGCGTTTCACCCTTGAGCGTCAGGTCGCCGGTCATCGTGCCGGTCTTGCCGTCTTCGGTTTCGAACGACGTGGCAGTGAAGGTCGCGGTCGGGAAGGCTTCAACGTCAAGCAGGTCGCCGGACGACAGATGGTTCTCAAACTGTTCGTCGCCAGGCGTACCGACCCAGAAGCCGCCGCCAGCAAGATTGAAGGTCACTTCAATGCTGGAGTTTTCCGGGTTCTCCATGTCCAGCATCAGGCTGCCTTCATAGTCCGTGAATTCGATGGCCTGGCGGGAAAAGCCCATATGGTCCCAGCTCGCAACGATCGTGGTGTGATCCTTGTCGAACTCATAGGCGACAGGCTCTGCCATGGCGGCAGGGGCAGCAAGGGCAAGACCGAGGGCGGTCATCGCGAAAGTGGCGGTTCTGGTCATGAAGTATCCTTTCAGAAGGCGAGGAAATGTAATCCTGCCCAGAAAGGTGGAGCAGTGCGGGCGCGAGGCAAGCACCTGCATAACTCTTATCACGCCAGAAGATGAGCGCCTATTGCGCGCGCTCCACCACCGACAGGTTCATGCTGAACGACCGGCGCTCTCCTTCCGAGCGGAACGGGTAGACGCAGTGAAACATGTTCGAGGGAAAGATATAGAAGTCGCCCACGCGCGGCCGGATCATGAAGTTCGAGACCGAGTAGTGACTGTCGGTGCCGTGCGCGAACTGGAGATGACCATGGGTCGGGTGGTGGTCCCTGTCATCCTCTTCCCATTCCCTGTCGATGCCTTCTGGCAGGGCGAGGTACCCCACGCACGAGATCGACGCCCCGGTATGGATGTGCAGCGGGTTATAGTCGCCTGCATACTGGCGCACGAACCAGCCGCCCATAATGTTCAGCTCGAACTGTTTGGTGCGGTGTTCGTAGTCACCGAAGGCCCCGCGATGGGTCGCGCGGATATGATATTCTATAAGGGTCTGGCCCAGCGCTGCCGCCGCAAGGTCGATCAACGCCTTGTCGAAACGCAGCTCCTGGCGGACCTTGCCGACGAGGGCGCCCGAATGATCCTCAAGATCCCGGCTGATGGCACGGTTCATCTCATCGACGAAATCCGGCGTCATACGGGTGAAGCCCATCAGGGGACCAAACGGCGTGAAGAATTCCTTCTCCGCCTGCGGCGTGAAGATCGCACTCATACAAAGACGCCTCTCAGCGTTGATGCACAGGCGACCCTGAAAGCCTGTTGGCACTATACCCTGCGGACGGTTTTGATTTGGGTCCAGCAAAAGGTCAATTATTGAAAGATTACAGTTTGGATAGCTGTCTATCCGGCCAACGGATGGGCCGTTTCAAGAAGCTCGGCGAGCTCGTCGGTCAGGACGTGCGTGTAGATTTCCGTGGTCGAAATGTCGGCATGGCCAAGCAGCGTCTGAACCGATCGGAGATCAGCGCCCCCCTGTAGCAGGTGGGTCGCATAGGCATGGCGCAGGGCGTGCGGATGGACTTTCGACGGCTTGATCCCGGCCTCGACGGCCAGCGCGTCCAGCATCTGGCCAAGGCGGCGGCGGGTCAGATGCCCCTCCTTGCCGCGCGACGGAAAAAGGTAGGCCGCCGCCCCGTTCGCTTTCAGCGTCTTTTTCGGCAGGCTGTCCTCGCGAACCTCCAGCCAGTCTGAAATCGCCTCCAGCGCCGGTCCGCCAAGCGGGCAGAGCCGGTCCTTACCACCCTTGCCGCGCACGATGATGTCACGTGTTTCCCAATGGCCGCCCTTCCGGCGAGGCAGATTGCCAAGCTTCAGGCTGACCAGCTCACTGACACGCAGGCCGGCGCCGTAGAGAAGCTCGAGCAGGCAGCGCATCCTGACATCCTCGCCGCACGCATCGATG
This genomic interval from Thalassovita mediterranea contains the following:
- a CDS encoding polysaccharide deacetylase family protein, which encodes MMLRYIWLAAALACLAGAPITAQEAAPSLPDTERRIAITIDDAPLGPGAKGDWDRAASLIEGLNTAGVQAVFFVTTDGFEELEDGKARVERYADAGHLIANHTHSHPWLYQVEADAFLSDIDRAEAHLEGLESRRPWFRYPFLDQGRRDTEKRQSVWDGLDARGLGDGYVTVDTYDWHLDRQWQKAIAEGTIVDEAVLSAVYAAMIVDAAEHAASLAETWLDSQPVHTLLLHENDTAASFLPAAIEGLRGAGWTIVTPDEAYAHPLSRPAVTTGFTGMGRVAALAWEKGARGADTFDHWSASETGIEERLASEGVFTAAD
- a CDS encoding YceI family protein, with the protein product MTRTATFAMTALGLALAAPAAMAEPVAYEFDKDHTTIVASWDHMGFSRQAIEFTDYEGSLMLDMENPENSSIEVTFNLAGGGFWVGTPGDEQFENHLSSGDLLDVEAFPTATFTATSFETEDGKTGTMTGDLTLKGETHPVTLDVTLNKAAEARGTYKAGFSATGTMMRSDWGVDYAVPAVSDELQLMIETELVKVAEDASE
- a CDS encoding 2OG-Fe(II) oxygenase family protein, which gives rise to MSAIFTPQAEKEFFTPFGPLMGFTRMTPDFVDEMNRAISRDLEDHSGALVGKVRQELRFDKALIDLAAAALGQTLIEYHIRATHRGAFGDYEHRTKQFELNIMGGWFVRQYAGDYNPLHIHTGASISCVGYLALPEGIDREWEEDDRDHHPTHGHLQFAHGTDSHYSVSNFMIRPRVGDFYIFPSNMFHCVYPFRSEGERRSFSMNLSVVERAQ
- a CDS encoding tyrosine recombinase, with protein sequence MSDAARIDAFLEMMSAERGASPNTLDAYGRDLRDASDSMRGKLTRADAKDVSRYVSSLAAQGLAPRTQARKLSSMRRFFRFLFEEGDRKDDPTSKQEGPKAGRDIPDVLSREEVERLIDACGEDVRMRCLLELLYGAGLRVSELVSLKLGNLPRRKGGHWETRDIIVRGKGGKDRLCPLGGPALEAISDWLEVREDSLPKKTLKANGAAAYLFPSRGKEGHLTRRRLGQMLDALAVEAGIKPSKVHPHALRHAYATHLLQGGADLRSVQTLLGHADISTTEIYTHVLTDELAELLETAHPLAG